In the Kutzneria kofuensis genome, CCGCGTCACCCCCGAGCACAAGATCCGCATCGTGCGGGCGCTGCGGCGGAGCGGCCATGTGGTGGCCATGACCGGCGACGGCGTCAACGACGCGCCGGCGCTCAAGGGAGCCGACATCGGCGTGGCGATGGGTCGTACCGGCTCGGACGTGGCCAAGGAAGCGGCCGCCATGATCCTCACCGACGACAACTTCGCCACCATCGTCACGGCCGTCCGGCACGGGCGGACCATCCGTGACAACATCGTCAAGTTCGTGCGCTTCCAGGTCAGCACCAACGTCGCGGCGATTCTCGCGATGGCCGCGGGCTCGGTGCTGCTGGCCGGCGCCAGCCTGATGACGCCGCTGATGCTGTTGTGGGTCAACGTGATCGCCGACGGCCCACCGGCACTGGCGCTCGGGCTGGAGCCGGCCCGTCCGGGTGTGATGCGGGAACCGCCCCAGCGCGCCGGCGCCCAGATCCTCACCGGTCGTCGCCTCGGCTGGATCACGGCCGCCGGCGCCGTGATGGCCGTGGGCACGCTCGCCGCCTTCGGGCTCGGGTCGCCCCGCGGCGTGCCCACCGCGCGGACCCTGGCGTTCACCACCTTCGTGCTGTTCCAACTGGTCAACCTGCTCAATGTCCGTGACGAGCGCGGGAGCGCCTTCGGGCCGCTGCTGGTGCGGAACTGGCGGCTGTGGGCGGCGATGGCCAGCGTCGTCGTCCTCCAGGCGGCCGCCGTTCACCTGCCGGCCGCGCAGGGCCTGTTCGGGACCACCGCCCTCAGGCCAGTCGACTGGTTGGTGGCCCTGGCCATCGCGTCCTCGGTGCTGTGGCTGGAGGAACTGCGCAAGGGCTTCCTGCGGATCACCCGACGACGGCGTACGCGGCCATGCCGCTGAGCACGAGTCCGACGCCCATCGCCGCCACCCACGAGCACTGGAAGATCACGGTGCCCCGGATCGCGAGATGTCCAGTACGTTCACCGGTTCTCCCTGTCGTCGCGGAGCGCGTCGACACAGCCGTTCAGCAGGGCGCTGCGGCGGACGGACGAGACGCGCGGCCGCAGTCCGTCCGGCACCGGCGGCTTGTCCTTCCAGTCCAGGCCGGTCAGCACGACCGGCAGCCCGGCGCGCAGGCCGCACACCGCGCCGTACTCATGGGCGGTCAGCTCGCGTTCCCCACGAACGCCAACCACGAGATCGGCGGGCCGGCGGCCCTCCAGCGGACAACCGCCGGCCACAACGCCCCTGCAGATATCGGCGCTGCCGTCGTGGCACGTGCTCACCGTGCAACCGAGGTAGCGCAGCCGCTGGGCCAGATCCTCGCCCTGGCCGGGATTCTGTTCCGTCACCAGTATGTGCATCGCACTCACTCCGGCTTCACGACGGCGACCGGACACGGGGCGTGGTGCAGCAGGGTGTGGCTCACGGAGCCCAGCAGCGCGTTCGCCAGCGCGCCGCGCCCCAGCGAACCGACCACGAGCAGTTGCGCGCCCTCGGCCTGGTGGATCAGCCGCTGCACCGGCCGGTTCTCGTGCACGTACTGGCGCACGGTGGTGTCCGGGTAGCGCTCCCGCCAGCCGGCCAGCCGTTCGGACAGCACGATCCGCTCGTCGGTCGCGACCGCGTCCCAGTCGAGGTCCGGGATCGGCACGGAGCCGCCCCACACCGAGATCACGTCGCTCCACACGTGCACGGCCTCCAGATCGGCGTTCCGCCGTGAGGCCATGTCGTACGCGAACGCCAGGGCCGCCTCGCTCGCGGGTGATCCGTCGACTCCGACGACCACCGGCCCACCGGCCGTCTCCTTCCCACGCATCACGATGACCGGGCAGTGCGCACGGGCGGTCAGCGCCACGGCCGTGGACCCCACGACCAGCTCGGCGAAGCCGCCACGGCCACGTACGCCGACCACGACCATGTCGGCCTTCTCGGACTCGTCGGTCAGCAGGTCGACGCCGGGCTTGAGCTCCAGCACCGGCTCGACCTCGAGCTCCGGATGCGCGTCGAGGGCCAGCTTCACGCCGTCGCGAAGACAGTGCTGGGCGGCGGCCCTGGCCTCGACCAGGAACCCGTACGGCAGTCTCGGCGTCGTGATCGAGTGCCCGTGCACGACCCGCAGCACGGTGTGCCGGCGATGAGCCTCCTCGGCCGCCCAGCGGACGGCGTTCATCGACGGCTCGGAACCGTCGACGCCTACGGCGATGGTGTTCGTCATGTCTGGCTCCAGGGGGTCAGCTCGGCCGGGGTGAGGCCGAGCAGGGCTTGCGGGATGCCGCTCAGCGCGAAGTCGTTCATCAGCCGCCGGCGGGTGTCGGGCAGGTGCATCGGGCGCACCACCGGGTGCGGGATGAAGCCGAGGCCGGGCGCGGCGAGCATGGCGATCTGCAACACCGCGCCGGCCAGCACGTGATCCGCCCGGGTGTCACTGTCGGTGACGACCGCGAGCATCGGTCGGGTGGCCAGGCGGTCCGCCAGCCCGCGAATCGACTGCCGCCGGGTCATCGGGCCGGGTGTGCGTTGCGTGGGCACGAGCTGCCGCCGCCACGGGACGAGCTCGGCCGCGCACCGCCGGTCGCCGTCCAGCTGGCGGCTCGCGTCGTGCAGGATGGCCGCGAACGCGACGCCGCCGACCGGTTCCAGCCGGGCGGTGCGGAAGTGCGAGATCGCCATCAAACGGTGCAGTTCCTCCGCGCCGCCGTGACCTCGGTTCACGACGTCCGGTGCGCTGATCGCGCGGTAGAGCTCCAGTTCCCGCTTGGAGGGCGGTTCGGACCGCACGGCCGTGATGCGGGCGATCAGGTCCGGTCGGCCGTCCAGGTCGACGGCGATGTCCCAGCCCAGGGCGCGGACCGCCAGCACGACATTGGCCAGCGCGGTGCCGCAGGACAGCAGCCGGTCGATACCGGCGGTGTCGTACCGCTCGCCGCCGAGCACCTCGCGAAGCTCGACGTCGTGCCCCTTCAGCTCCAGCACCCACGGCTGCTCGTGGCACAGCACCGGCGCGCCGCGGGCGGCCCGCACGATCGCCGCGGTCTCCTCGACCGTCCACTCGGTCACAGCACGTCTCCCTCGATCAGGCCAACGAGGTGCACGCCGTCGATCACGCTGAGTGCATCGGTGTGGTCGCGACGCAACTGCTCGTCGATGCGGCGGCGGTCCGCGTCCGGCGGGACGCACGGGGCGGGTCGTCGGCACAGCAGGCCGATGATGTCGTCGGGGCCGGTGGCGCCGGCCAGTTCCTCTTCCCCCACCAGGCCGACGCACTGGCGCTGCTCGACCACCGGCAGGTGACGCACCCGCAGCCGGCGCATCAGGCGGGTCGCGGTCGCCACATCCGTCTCGGGCCCGACCGCCGGCACGTGTCGCATCAAGGTTCTTGCCGTGTCAGCCATGTCGCGCCCCCCCGGCGAACTCCACGGCGCCCCAGAGGGCGAGCAGCGCGATCATCGCCACTGCCTCCACTGGGGCGCGGTCCGAGCCCAGTCCGCCTCCCAGGTCCGGGCGCCCCACCGCTGGATCGGCAACCGCACCAGGTGCACGAGGGCCCGCAGCACGATGAACGCCACGGTCAGACCGGCGACGAGCGTCACGAAAACCATCAGCACGACATCGAGCACGGTGATCGGGCGGCTCACGACAGCGCCGGCGGGGTCGGTCCAGATCTGGATCGACGCCCCTGCACTCTGCTGGGAGAAGGCATCGACGGGTCCGGTGTGGACGGTTCCGTCCCGCGTCGTCCAGCGGGCCGGCGCGGTCAGCGAGGGGCCGGAATCCTTCAGCAGCACCGCGGTCGTCGCAGTCCTGGTGGCCTGTTGCCGGGCCGCGACGCCGGCCTCGTAGGCGCCCAGCCGCAGTCCTGCCAGGACACCGGCGACGACGAGCGCCACCCCGACCAGAACGGCGAAGCCGACGATCAGCCCGTCGACCCGGTCCACGGGGCGGCGCAGGTCGTTGCGTCCGAACCCTATCTGCCGGGCCAGCCGCAGCACGGGGTTCATCGTCACCACTCTCCCGCTGTGTAGCCGAATCCGTCCTGTTCAGCGTCGCGGGAGCGGCCGGCCGGCCCCAGGGCCGTTGGCCACGGTCGAGGTCCCGATCTGGCCGGGACCTAGTAGGACTTTGTTACTTCGGGATGGAGTGTGAGATGATCTTGGAGTGATGCCCGCCGAGTTGGACGCTGTGCGTGACCGCCTGGAGGAGTTCGCCGGTGAGGTGTTCGCGCCGTTCTCGCGGCGGGAGCAGCGACTCAACGGCGGGCTGTACCTGCGAGGGCTGATGCTGGACGGGCGACGCAAGTCCATGCAGCCCATGGCCGAACGCCTCGGCGTGGACCATCAACGGCTGCAGCAGTTCATCACCTCCTCCACCTGGGACCACATCGCCGTGCGCCGTCGCCTGGCCGACCGGGCCATCACCACGGTGGCCCCGGACGCCTGGGTGCTGGATGACACCGGCCACGTCAAGGACGGCGACGCCTCACCGTGCGTGTCCCGCCAATACACCGGCACCGCCGGCAAGATCACCAACTGCCAGATCGCGGTCAGCGTGCACGCCGTCACCGACACCTGCTCGGCCCCGCTGGACTGGCGCCTGTTCCTGCCCGAGAGCTGGGACGACCAGAAGACCGACGATCCGGGCCAGGCCGCCCAGATCGCCGCCCGCCGCCGTCGGTGCGGCATCGGCGAGGACCAGCGGCACATCCCGAAGTGGCAACAGGCCTTGGAGATGCTCGACGAACTCGCCGAGTGGGGCCACACCCCGCCACTGCTGTGCGCTGACGCCGGCTACGGCGACAACACCACCTTCCGACTCGAACTGGACTACCGGGGCATCGGCTACGTGGTGGCGGTCAAGGGCAGCACCTCGGCCTACCCCGGCGACGCGATGCCGGTCACCGCGCCCTACTCCGGACGGGGACGCCCACCGCGGCCCGGTTACCCCGACCAGGCCAGCACCGTGGCGGAGCTGGTCCAGGCGGCCGGGCGCGGCCGGCTGCGCCAGGTCACCTGGCGCCACGGCAGCAAGAAGACGCCGGGCAACCCGACCGCGCGTATGCGGTCGAGGTTTATCGCGCTGCGGGTCCGGCCGGCCAACCGGGACATCCCTCGGGCCGAGGATGGCAGCCTGCCGCAGTGTTGGTTGCTGGCCGAATGGCCGGTCGGCGAGTCCGAGCCGACCGACTATTGGCTGTCCACCCTGCCCGAGCGCACGCCGGTCAAGACCTTGGCGCGGTTGGCCAAGATCCGGTGGCGCATCGAGCATGACTACCGCGAACTCAAAACCGGGCTCGGCCTGACCCACTTCGAGGGCCGGTCCTGGATCGGGTGGCACCGTCACGTCACCCTGGTCTCGACCGCACACCTGTTCCTGACCGAGTTGCGTCTGAGCGACCCAAAAGCTGTTGGGGCGGCTTGACTTTCTACAAGATCCTGCACGTCCTCCAGGTGTTGCTCGCGACCTGGACAGGTCGATGCCCCACATGTCATCAGCGGCCACCATGACGACCTAACAAAGTCCTACTAGGACCCTGCGGGCACGACCACCACCGGGACGGTCGCGTACCGCAGGCATTCCCGGCTCACCGAGCCGAACAGCAGCTCGCCGACGGAGTTCCGTCGGTGGCTACCCAGCACGAGCATGTCCTCGCCCTCGCTGACCTCGTGCAGCACGCGGGCGGCGTCACCCTGCACGCTGGAGTAGCTCACGTGCTCCGAGTCGGCCAGGCCGGCGATCTCGCGCGCCAACAGCCCGGCGGAGTCCTCCTTGATCTGCTCCCTCGGCAGCAGATCGGTCATCGGGTCGAAGCGCCACGCGTGCACCACGTGCACCGGCGTGTGCCGGACCCTGCCCTCGTTGACGGCCCACTCCAGGGCCTTCTGCGACACCTCGGTGCCGTCGACACCCACAACGATCATGTTGTCCTCACTTGTCCGGACCGGCGGCGCCGACGCCACCGGTCGAGTTCGTCCACGCCCCACACCGCGATGGGGAAGGGCAGCAGCATCAGCACGACCCAGGGCGGCAGCGCGGCCGTGCCGAAGACGTCCTGCAGCAGCGGCACGTACACCAACGCCCCGGTGAACGCGAGTTCGAACGCGATGCCGGCCAGCAACAGCCGGTTCGTCGTCAGCCCGATCGCGCGCAGTGACGCCCGTTCGGTCCGTGCCGCGAACGCCGTGCCGACCTGGCACGCGACGACCCCGACGAAGGTCGCCGTCGTCGCCTGCAGGTACACGTGATGCAGCGGTGCGCCGAGGCCGACCGGGTCGCCGAGATGCCAGCCGCCGACCAGCAGGACCGTGAAGAAGGCCAGCAGCGCCAGCACGGCCGACACCGACCCCATCACGCCCCAGGCCCGCCACAGCAGCCGTTTGGTGATCACGCCCTCGCCGCGTTTGCGCGGATCTCGTTGCATGAGGCCGGGTTCGGCCGGCTCGCGGCCCAGCGCCAGCGCCGGCAGGGTCTCCGTGCCCAGGTCGATCGCCAGGATCTGCAACACCGTCAGCGGCAGCGGGATCGCGCCACCGGCCAGGGCGAACAGCAGGAACGGGACAACCTCCGGGATGGCGTGCGCGAAGATGTAGAGGATGAACTTGCGCACGTTGTCGAACACGCGCCGGCCTTCCTCGATGCCGGCGGCGATGGTGGCGAAGTTGTCGTCGGTCAGCACCAGCGTGGCGGCCTCGCGGGCGACGTCGGTGCCGGCCGCGCCCATCGCGACGCCGATGTCCGCGCGGCGCAGCGCCGGCGCGTCGTTCACGCCGTCGCCGGTCATCGCCACGACCTCGCCCTTGTGCCGCAACGCGTCCGCGATGCGCAGCTTCGTCTCCGGGGTGGAGCGGGCGAACACGATCTCACCCTCGCCGGCGAGCAGCCGATCCAGCTCGTCCTCCGGCATGCGGTCCACGACCGCGCCCTCGATCACGCGGTCGGCGTCGAGACCGACCTGCCGTGCGATCTCGGCGGCGGTGTGGCCGTTGTCGCCGGTGACGACGTGAACCTTGATCCCGGCGGTGTGCACGGCCCGTACCGCGGCCGCCACCTCCGGCCGTGGCGGATCGAGCAGCCCGACCACACCGATCGCCGTCAACCCGGACTCGGCGTCTTGCTGCGTAGGCACGTCCTGGCCGGATAGGGGTTTCGTGGCCACCGCGAGCACACGCAGGCCACGGCTTTCCAGTTCCTCGGCATCCCGGCGCAGCTTCGAAACGTCACCGACGCACCGGGCCAGCACGGTCTCCGGCGCGCCCTTCACGTGAATGCCGTTGGCGTCCACCGTGGACATCATCTTGCGTCTGGGGTCGAACCTGTTGAGCGCCAGCCGCTCCCGCTCGCGATCACCCACATCGGCCGTCACGCCGGCCTCTCGGGCGTAGCGGAGCAGCGCGACTTCCGTCGGGTCGCCGGTGGTGTCGTCCGCGGTGCCGCAGCGGAACAACGCATCGGCCAGCTCGGGCGAGGCCGGCCACGCCTCCACGACGCGCATCTTGTTCGCTGTCAGCGTTCCGGTCTTGTCAGTGCAGATCACCGTTGTCGAGCCGAGCGTCTCGACCGCCGACAGCCGCTTGACGACCGCACCCCGGCGCGCCATCGACCGCACGCCGACGGCCAGCGCCAGCGTGATCGTCGGCAACAGGCCCTCCGGCACGTTCGCCACCAGCAAGCCGATGGCGAACAGCAACGCCGCCGCGAGCGACAGTCCGGCGACCAGGCCCAGCGGCAGGAACACCACGCCCGCACCGACCGCGACGAGCGCGATCAGCCACGCGACACGGCGCACCTGGCGTTCCAGCGGGCTCTGGTCGACGTGCACCCGCTGCGACAGCGCCGCGATGCGTCCCAGCTCCGTGTGCGCGCCGGTGCCGACCACCACTGCCTTCGCCGAGCCTTCGGTGCACACCGTGCCGCTGAAGACTCTGGTCGGGGAGTCCAGCGGGTTCTCCCGGTCGTCGTCCAGCGACGCATCCCGCACGACGGGCGCCGACTCGCCCGTCAGGGCCGAGTTGTCCACTTCCACCACGCCCTCGACCAGGCGTGCGTCGGCGGAGACCCGGTCGCCCTCTTCGACCAGCAGCACGTCGTCCGGCACGAGGTCGGTCGCCGGCACCTGCTGGCGGTGGCCGTCGCGGAGCACCCAGGCGTGCTGCGGCAGGTAGCGTCCGAGCGCCTCGACGGCGTGTTCGGCCTGTTGCTCCTGCACGAAGGCCAGCAGCGCGTTCAGGACGATCACGACCAGGATCGCGATCCCCAGCTCCGTCGAGCCGGACACCGCCGACAGCGCTGCCGCCATCCACAGCAGTAGCGCCAGCGGGTGCGTGAACTGCTTGACCAGCTCCCGCCACCACCGGCGGGTCGACCGCTGCGGCAGCGCGTTCGGGCCGTACTGCTGGAGCCGGCGCTGTGCCTCCCGGGTGGACAGTCCAGCCGGAGTCGAGCTCACCGTCACGGTCATGTTCTCGAGGCTCGCGCCAGCTGCTTCGCGGCAACCAGGGCCACACGTCCCCAGGGTCCCGGGCGCGATGGCACTGTCAGGGTGGGCCGTGCGTCCGGTCTGCTTGTGCCATGACGTACCCGACCGTTCGATCGGTGATGACGACTCCGGTGATCGCCGTGACAACCGACGCCCCGTTCAAGGAGATCGCCCGCACGCTGGCCGAGTACCGGATCAGCGCGGTCCCGGTGATCGACGACAGCGGGCGTGTCACCGGCGTGGTGTCCGAGGCCGACCTCATTCGCAAGGAAGAGATGCGGGGCGGACTCGACCACCTGCTGTCCACCACGCACCGGGCGCGGAGCCGCAAGGCGCACGCCGCCACCGCCGCCCGGCTCATGACCTCGCCCGTGATCACCATCGGCCCGGACGCGACCGCGGAGGACGCCGCGAGCAAGCTCGGCCGTGCCGACGTGCGCCGGCTGTTCGTGGTCGAGGGTGACGGTCGGCTCGCCGGAGTGCTGTCCCGCGCGGATGTGCTGCGCCTGTTCCTCGTCCCCGACGAGGTCGTGCGGGAGCGGGTGCTCCGGGCCGTGCCCGCGGGTGTGACGGCCACCGTCAGCGAGGGCGTCGTGACGCTCGGCGGCCGTGTCGAGCGCCGCAGCCAGGCCCTCTCCGCCATCCGCGTCGCATGGGCGCTGCCCGGCGTTGTCGGCGTCGCCGGCGCCGTCGAGCACGAGGTCGACGACGTGGATCCGGGTGTGGCGTGACCGGCAGCCAGGAACGTGGAACGCTCTGTCCGGAGGTGGCTGCGATGACCATTGGCGTGTTCCTCGTCGACGACCACGAGATCGTCCGGCGGGGGATCTCCGACCTGCTGGAGGGCGAGCAGGACCTGCAGGTCGTGGGTGAGGCGGGCACGGTCGCCGAGGCCCTGGTCCGGGTCCCCGCCGCGCAACCCCAGGTCGCCGTGCTCGACGTGCGGCTGCCCGACGGCAACGGCGTCGAACTCTGCCGCGAGCTGCGCTCCGCCATGCCACAACTGCAGTGCCTCATGCTCACGTCGTTCTCCGACGACGACGCCCTGTTCGACGCCATCATGGCCGGCGCCGCCGGCTTCCTGCTCAAACAGGTGTTGGGCAGCGACCTGGTCAACGCCATCCGCACCATCGCCGGCGGCCAGTCCCTGCTCGACACCCACACCACCTCCGCCCTGCTCGCCCGCCTGCGCCGCGACCAGGAACAACGCACCGACCCCCTGGCCGTGCTGTCCGACCAGGAACGCGTCGTGCTGGAGCTCATCGGCGAAGGCCTGACCAACCGCCAGATCGCCGAACGCATGTACCTGGCCGAGAAGACCGTCAAGAACTACGTCTCCCACCTGCTGGCCAAACTCGGCATGCAACGCCGCACCCAGGCGGCGGTGTTGGCCACCGAGCTGAAGGACAAGCGCGGTTCCTGACCGCCTATCCTCAAGCTCGTCATGGGAGGGCACGTGCGCAAGCCTTCGGCGGTCGTCTTCTACACGCTGAGCATCCTGGCGTCTCCACTGATCCTGATCGGTTACATCGTGTGGGTCGGCAAGACCATCGCCACGGGCCGCTCGGGTGTGTCCGGGACGGCTCAGGGGCCGCTGTCGGCCCGGTTCTCCGAACACAACTTCGGGACGAGACGGGACGAGGCAGCGGACCGGCTGATCCGGGTGCTGCCCGGCATCCCGCGCCTGGGCCTGCGGCTGGCGACCGGTCCGGTGCTGTTGGCGCACCGGCTGTCCGGGTACGTGCCGCGGGCGTTCAGATATCCCTTCGAGGGCGAGGTCTCCCCGCAGTACGAGGCCTCCGCGCGCATCTGGTTCTTCGACGCGGCCGTCGACCGGCATCTGCCCGACATGGCGCAGTTCGTCATACTCGGCGCGGGTTTCGACACGCGCGCCTATCGGCTTCCGGCCGATGCGCGGGTGCGGGTGTTCGAGGTGGATTCTCCACGAACCCAGCTGGTCAAGCGCGAGACGCTGGCGAAGGCCGGCATCGATGCCAGCGCGGTGACGTTCGTGCCGGCGGACTTCGAGAAGCAGGACTGGCTCGGCTGCCTCACCTCGGCGGGATTCGATCCGGGTGAGCCGGCACTGTTCCTGTGGGAGGGCGTGACCATGTACCTCGAACGGGCGGCCGTCGAGGACACCCTGCGCAAGATCGCTTCGACGGCGCTCGGAAGCGTCGTCGCGTTCGACTACTTCACCAGCGAAGCGCTCGACTCGCGCGCGCTGTACTGGCGTTTTGCCAGGGCCACGACGAAGGCAACGGGAGAGGTGCTGAAGTTCGGTGTCGACAGCACCCCGCCCTCCCGTGAACGCCTGGCCGAACTGCTCGCATCCTGCGGGCTTTCGCTGTCCGATCACCGCACCCTCGGCGCCGACACGCCCAGTCGCCGGGCCTGGGGCGGGTTCGCGACCGCGACGGTGGACAAGCCGTCCTAACCCACGACGACCAGGTCGGCCGCGGCCTGCACGATCCGGGTCAGCGTGGAGTCGCAACGGCCGGTCACGTCCAAGGGTCCTGTGAATCTCCTGGACGACGGC is a window encoding:
- a CDS encoding universal stress protein; this translates as MTNTIAVGVDGSEPSMNAVRWAAEEAHRRHTVLRVVHGHSITTPRLPYGFLVEARAAAQHCLRDGVKLALDAHPELEVEPVLELKPGVDLLTDESEKADMVVVGVRGRGGFAELVVGSTAVALTARAHCPVIVMRGKETAGGPVVVGVDGSPASEAALAFAYDMASRRNADLEAVHVWSDVISVWGGSVPIPDLDWDAVATDERIVLSERLAGWRERYPDTTVRQYVHENRPVQRLIHQAEGAQLLVVGSLGRGALANALLGSVSHTLLHHAPCPVAVVKPE
- a CDS encoding CBS domain-containing protein, whose product is MADTARTLMRHVPAVGPETDVATATRLMRRLRVRHLPVVEQRQCVGLVGEEELAGATGPDDIIGLLCRRPAPCVPPDADRRRIDEQLRRDHTDALSVIDGVHLVGLIEGDVL
- a CDS encoding Rv1733c family protein, with protein sequence MNPVLRLARQIGFGRNDLRRPVDRVDGLIVGFAVLVGVALVVAGVLAGLRLGAYEAGVAARQQATRTATTAVLLKDSGPSLTAPARWTTRDGTVHTGPVDAFSQQSAGASIQIWTDPAGAVVSRPITVLDVVLMVFVTLVAGLTVAFIVLRALVHLVRLPIQRWGARTWEADWARTAPQWRQWR
- a CDS encoding IS701 family transposase; the encoded protein is MPAELDAVRDRLEEFAGEVFAPFSRREQRLNGGLYLRGLMLDGRRKSMQPMAERLGVDHQRLQQFITSSTWDHIAVRRRLADRAITTVAPDAWVLDDTGHVKDGDASPCVSRQYTGTAGKITNCQIAVSVHAVTDTCSAPLDWRLFLPESWDDQKTDDPGQAAQIAARRRRCGIGEDQRHIPKWQQALEMLDELAEWGHTPPLLCADAGYGDNTTFRLELDYRGIGYVVAVKGSTSAYPGDAMPVTAPYSGRGRPPRPGYPDQASTVAELVQAAGRGRLRQVTWRHGSKKTPGNPTARMRSRFIALRVRPANRDIPRAEDGSLPQCWLLAEWPVGESEPTDYWLSTLPERTPVKTLARLAKIRWRIEHDYRELKTGLGLTHFEGRSWIGWHRHVTLVSTAHLFLTELRLSDPKAVGAA
- a CDS encoding universal stress protein; the protein is MIVVGVDGTEVSQKALEWAVNEGRVRHTPVHVVHAWRFDPMTDLLPREQIKEDSAGLLAREIAGLADSEHVSYSSVQGDAARVLHEVSEGEDMLVLGSHRRNSVGELLFGSVSRECLRYATVPVVVVPAGS
- a CDS encoding cation-translocating P-type ATPase, which encodes MTVTVSSTPAGLSTREAQRRLQQYGPNALPQRSTRRWWRELVKQFTHPLALLLWMAAALSAVSGSTELGIAILVVIVLNALLAFVQEQQAEHAVEALGRYLPQHAWVLRDGHRQQVPATDLVPDDVLLVEEGDRVSADARLVEGVVEVDNSALTGESAPVVRDASLDDDRENPLDSPTRVFSGTVCTEGSAKAVVVGTGAHTELGRIAALSQRVHVDQSPLERQVRRVAWLIALVAVGAGVVFLPLGLVAGLSLAAALLFAIGLLVANVPEGLLPTITLALAVGVRSMARRGAVVKRLSAVETLGSTTVICTDKTGTLTANKMRVVEAWPASPELADALFRCGTADDTTGDPTEVALLRYAREAGVTADVGDRERERLALNRFDPRRKMMSTVDANGIHVKGAPETVLARCVGDVSKLRRDAEELESRGLRVLAVATKPLSGQDVPTQQDAESGLTAIGVVGLLDPPRPEVAAAVRAVHTAGIKVHVVTGDNGHTAAEIARQVGLDADRVIEGAVVDRMPEDELDRLLAGEGEIVFARSTPETKLRIADALRHKGEVVAMTGDGVNDAPALRRADIGVAMGAAGTDVAREAATLVLTDDNFATIAAGIEEGRRVFDNVRKFILYIFAHAIPEVVPFLLFALAGGAIPLPLTVLQILAIDLGTETLPALALGREPAEPGLMQRDPRKRGEGVITKRLLWRAWGVMGSVSAVLALLAFFTVLLVGGWHLGDPVGLGAPLHHVYLQATTATFVGVVACQVGTAFAARTERASLRAIGLTTNRLLLAGIAFELAFTGALVYVPLLQDVFGTAALPPWVVLMLLPFPIAVWGVDELDRWRRRRRSGQVRTT
- a CDS encoding CBS domain-containing protein, with protein sequence MTYPTVRSVMTTPVIAVTTDAPFKEIARTLAEYRISAVPVIDDSGRVTGVVSEADLIRKEEMRGGLDHLLSTTHRARSRKAHAATAARLMTSPVITIGPDATAEDAASKLGRADVRRLFVVEGDGRLAGVLSRADVLRLFLVPDEVVRERVLRAVPAGVTATVSEGVVTLGGRVERRSQALSAIRVAWALPGVVGVAGAVEHEVDDVDPGVA
- a CDS encoding response regulator — its product is MTIGVFLVDDHEIVRRGISDLLEGEQDLQVVGEAGTVAEALVRVPAAQPQVAVLDVRLPDGNGVELCRELRSAMPQLQCLMLTSFSDDDALFDAIMAGAAGFLLKQVLGSDLVNAIRTIAGGQSLLDTHTTSALLARLRRDQEQRTDPLAVLSDQERVVLELIGEGLTNRQIAERMYLAEKTVKNYVSHLLAKLGMQRRTQAAVLATELKDKRGS
- a CDS encoding class I SAM-dependent methyltransferase, with product MRKPSAVVFYTLSILASPLILIGYIVWVGKTIATGRSGVSGTAQGPLSARFSEHNFGTRRDEAADRLIRVLPGIPRLGLRLATGPVLLAHRLSGYVPRAFRYPFEGEVSPQYEASARIWFFDAAVDRHLPDMAQFVILGAGFDTRAYRLPADARVRVFEVDSPRTQLVKRETLAKAGIDASAVTFVPADFEKQDWLGCLTSAGFDPGEPALFLWEGVTMYLERAAVEDTLRKIASTALGSVVAFDYFTSEALDSRALYWRFARATTKATGEVLKFGVDSTPPSRERLAELLASCGLSLSDHRTLGADTPSRRAWGGFATATVDKPS